A genomic segment from Epinephelus fuscoguttatus linkage group LG17, E.fuscoguttatus.final_Chr_v1 encodes:
- the cd164l2 gene encoding CD164 sialomucin-like 2 protein, whose protein sequence is MQQLAWKIICSSLLLLAVVPFVYSQSDCSQAESCDLCVGNSMLNLTGCVWRLCPTGNDTGMCVTDGGDSADNGMNCSWTRVSELCSVVETVAAGGGEGDSGDGSSTNTSPEFSQAKFDMSSFIGGIILVLCVQAGGFFAMRFLKSKEQSSYDPIEQPQ, encoded by the exons ATGCAACAGTTGGCGTGGAAGATCATCTGCTCCTCACTGCTGCTTCTAGCAGTGGTGCCCTTTGTGTACTCACAGTCAG ATTGTTCTCAAGCTGAGTCATGTGACCTGTGCGTTGGCAACTCCATGCTGAACCTGACAGGCTGTGTTTGGAGGCTTTGTCCAACTG gtAATGACACAGGcatgtgtgtgactgatggGGGCGACTCGGCAGACAACGGCATGAACTGTAGTTGGACGAGAGTGTCTGAACTTTGCTCAG TTGTAGAGACTGtagctgcaggaggaggtgaaggtgaCTCAG GTGATGGAAGCAGTACCAACACATCCCCAGAGTTCTCCCAAGCCAAGTTTGACATGTCCAGTTTCATTGGGGGCATCATCCTGGTGCTGTGCGTGCAGGCAGGCGGCTTCTTCGCCATGCGCTTCCTCAAATCCAAAGAGCAGAGCAGCTACGACCCCAT AGAGCAGCCTCAGTGA
- the sytl1 gene encoding synaptotagmin-like protein 1 isoform X1 produces MEGELTDSSLDLSHLTDDEQSTILQVLQRDLELRLRDEGRVRVLEETEKDKAHFRFLSGEWFSEERSKRHRNRSSAYALVHATIRHRKTKSRDVPLAGLFNGEREKTSLNNNTSPEAEMRLKDGNAEESGGSVTGKKMISSHFCDFCVVLHFQYLICVFRSPANLKPALTSRTKSPATQSLVVRNSSSSSKECDRRSNGHSEELEEEFDGHNGDTDSLSSSLTEPDPASVITSSSNGSLHSGYTLSGSMMSLFSSGDFGVVEVKGRIQFSLAYDTQKEELHIKVYRCEDIAPARKNRSDPYVKTYLLPDKSSHSKKKTAVKKKTLNPVYDQTLRYKVRVGELRSRTLNLSVWHAEPLGRNVFLGEVEVSLSVWDWTYTQPLWQDLQPRVHLNPDSISSRGTILLSIKFIPDGYEGDGLPLTGELHIWLREAQGLLANKGGAIDSFVRSYILPDASRQSGQKTRVVKRSISPTYNHTMVYDGFHTSDLREACAELTVWQREGLKQRILGGVRLSCGTGLSYGEPVSWMDSTEDEVAVWTSMIKNPNNWIDATLSIRTNLTQRND; encoded by the exons ATGGAGGGGGAGCTGACTGACTCTTCACTTGACTTGAGCCACCTGACAGACGACGAGCAGTCCACCATCCTGCAGGTCTTACAGCGTGACTTGGAGTTGCGTCTTCGCGATGAAGGACGTGTAAG GGTCCtcgaggagacagagaaagacaaagcaCATTTTCGCTTTCTGTCTGGAGAATGGTTCAGTGAGGAGCGCAGCAAACGCCATCGCAACCGGTCATCGGCCTATGCGCTCGTCCACGCCACCATACGTCACAGGAAGACCAAGAGCAGAG atGTGCCCCTGGCTGGACTGTtcaatggagagagagagaaaacctCGCTCAACAACAACACCTCTCCCGAGGCGGAGATGAGATTGAAAGACGGCAACGCAGAGGAGAGTGGAGGGTCTgtcacagggaaaaaaatgatctCATCTCACTTTTGTGACTTCTGTGTGGTGCTGCATTTccaatatttaatttgtgttttcaggAGTCCAGCAAATTTGAAACCTGCACTCACATCCAGAACAAAAAGTCCCGCAACACAG AGTCTCGTGGTCAGAAATAGTTCCTCGTCATCCAAAG AGTGTGACAGAAGAAGTAATGGCCACTCCGAGGAACTTGAG GAAGAATTCGACGGTCACAACGGGGACACTGACTCTCTGAGCAGCAGTCTGACAGAGCCGGATCCAGCTTCTGTGATAACCAGCAGCTCCAACGGCAGCCTTCATTCGGGCTACACG CTCAGTGGAAGCATGATGAGTCTGTTCAGCTCAGGGGATTTTGGAGTGGTGGAGGTGAAGGGCCGTATCCAGTTCTCATTGGCTTACGACACCCAGAAGGAGGAGCTGCACATCAAAGTGTATCGCTGCGAGGACATTGCTCCGGCACGCAAGAATCGCTCTGATCC ATACGTCAAAACCTATCTCCTGCCGGATAAGTCGAGTCACAGTAAGAAGAAAACTGCAGTGAAAAAGAAGACGCTAAACCCGGTCTATGATCAGACACTCCGA TATAAAGTGCGGGTTGGAGAGCTGCGCAGCCGGACCTTGAACCTGTCTGTGTGGCACGCCGAACCCCTGGGCAGAAATGTGTTCCTCGGGGAGGTGGAAGTGTCTCTGAGCGTCTGGGACTGGACCTACACTCAGCCTCTGTGGCAGGACCTGCAGCCACGG GTTCATTTGAATCCAGACTCCATCAGCAGTCGTGGGACCATCTTGCTCTCTATTAAGTTCATCCCAGACGGATACGAGG gtgATGGACTGCCTCTGACAGGAGAGCTTCACATCTGGCTACGGGAAGCACAAGGTCTCCTGGCCaacaaagggggcgctatagactCCTTTGTCAGAAG CTACATACTCCCAGACGCCAGTCGGCAGAGTGGTCAGAAGACGCGGGTGGTGAAGCGCTCCATCAGCCCGACCTACAACCATACCATGGTGTACGATGGCTTCCACACCAGCGACCTGAGAGAGGCCTGCGCTGAGCTGACTGTGTGGCAGCGCGAAGGGTTAAAGCAGCGCATCCTAGGAGGGGTTCGTCTGAGCTGTGGAACTG GTCTGAGTTATGGGGAGCCTGTCAGCTGGATGGACTCCACAGAGGATGAGGTCGCTGTGTGGACCTCCATGATCAAAAACCCAAACAACTGGATCGACGCAACACTATCAATCAGAACTAACCTCACACAACGGAACGATTGA
- the sytl1 gene encoding synaptotagmin-like protein 1 isoform X2 translates to MEGELTDSSLDLSHLTDDEQSTILQVLQRDLELRLRDEGRVRVLEETEKDKAHFRFLSGEWFSEERSKRHRNRSSAYALVHATIRHRKTKSRDVPLAGLFNGEREKTSLNNNTSPEAEMRLKDGNAEESGGSPANLKPALTSRTKSPATQSLVVRNSSSSSKECDRRSNGHSEELEEEFDGHNGDTDSLSSSLTEPDPASVITSSSNGSLHSGYTLSGSMMSLFSSGDFGVVEVKGRIQFSLAYDTQKEELHIKVYRCEDIAPARKNRSDPYVKTYLLPDKSSHSKKKTAVKKKTLNPVYDQTLRYKVRVGELRSRTLNLSVWHAEPLGRNVFLGEVEVSLSVWDWTYTQPLWQDLQPRVHLNPDSISSRGTILLSIKFIPDGYEGDGLPLTGELHIWLREAQGLLANKGGAIDSFVRSYILPDASRQSGQKTRVVKRSISPTYNHTMVYDGFHTSDLREACAELTVWQREGLKQRILGGVRLSCGTGLSYGEPVSWMDSTEDEVAVWTSMIKNPNNWIDATLSIRTNLTQRND, encoded by the exons ATGGAGGGGGAGCTGACTGACTCTTCACTTGACTTGAGCCACCTGACAGACGACGAGCAGTCCACCATCCTGCAGGTCTTACAGCGTGACTTGGAGTTGCGTCTTCGCGATGAAGGACGTGTAAG GGTCCtcgaggagacagagaaagacaaagcaCATTTTCGCTTTCTGTCTGGAGAATGGTTCAGTGAGGAGCGCAGCAAACGCCATCGCAACCGGTCATCGGCCTATGCGCTCGTCCACGCCACCATACGTCACAGGAAGACCAAGAGCAGAG atGTGCCCCTGGCTGGACTGTtcaatggagagagagagaaaacctCGCTCAACAACAACACCTCTCCCGAGGCGGAGATGAGATTGAAAGACGGCAACGCAGAGGAGAGTGGAGG gAGTCCAGCAAATTTGAAACCTGCACTCACATCCAGAACAAAAAGTCCCGCAACACAG AGTCTCGTGGTCAGAAATAGTTCCTCGTCATCCAAAG AGTGTGACAGAAGAAGTAATGGCCACTCCGAGGAACTTGAG GAAGAATTCGACGGTCACAACGGGGACACTGACTCTCTGAGCAGCAGTCTGACAGAGCCGGATCCAGCTTCTGTGATAACCAGCAGCTCCAACGGCAGCCTTCATTCGGGCTACACG CTCAGTGGAAGCATGATGAGTCTGTTCAGCTCAGGGGATTTTGGAGTGGTGGAGGTGAAGGGCCGTATCCAGTTCTCATTGGCTTACGACACCCAGAAGGAGGAGCTGCACATCAAAGTGTATCGCTGCGAGGACATTGCTCCGGCACGCAAGAATCGCTCTGATCC ATACGTCAAAACCTATCTCCTGCCGGATAAGTCGAGTCACAGTAAGAAGAAAACTGCAGTGAAAAAGAAGACGCTAAACCCGGTCTATGATCAGACACTCCGA TATAAAGTGCGGGTTGGAGAGCTGCGCAGCCGGACCTTGAACCTGTCTGTGTGGCACGCCGAACCCCTGGGCAGAAATGTGTTCCTCGGGGAGGTGGAAGTGTCTCTGAGCGTCTGGGACTGGACCTACACTCAGCCTCTGTGGCAGGACCTGCAGCCACGG GTTCATTTGAATCCAGACTCCATCAGCAGTCGTGGGACCATCTTGCTCTCTATTAAGTTCATCCCAGACGGATACGAGG gtgATGGACTGCCTCTGACAGGAGAGCTTCACATCTGGCTACGGGAAGCACAAGGTCTCCTGGCCaacaaagggggcgctatagactCCTTTGTCAGAAG CTACATACTCCCAGACGCCAGTCGGCAGAGTGGTCAGAAGACGCGGGTGGTGAAGCGCTCCATCAGCCCGACCTACAACCATACCATGGTGTACGATGGCTTCCACACCAGCGACCTGAGAGAGGCCTGCGCTGAGCTGACTGTGTGGCAGCGCGAAGGGTTAAAGCAGCGCATCCTAGGAGGGGTTCGTCTGAGCTGTGGAACTG GTCTGAGTTATGGGGAGCCTGTCAGCTGGATGGACTCCACAGAGGATGAGGTCGCTGTGTGGACCTCCATGATCAAAAACCCAAACAACTGGATCGACGCAACACTATCAATCAGAACTAACCTCACACAACGGAACGATTGA
- the sytl1 gene encoding synaptotagmin-like protein 1 isoform X3, producing the protein MRLKDGNAEESGGSVTGKKMISSHFCDFCVVLHFQYLICVFRSPANLKPALTSRTKSPATQSLVVRNSSSSSKECDRRSNGHSEELEEEFDGHNGDTDSLSSSLTEPDPASVITSSSNGSLHSGYTLSGSMMSLFSSGDFGVVEVKGRIQFSLAYDTQKEELHIKVYRCEDIAPARKNRSDPYVKTYLLPDKSSHSKKKTAVKKKTLNPVYDQTLRYKVRVGELRSRTLNLSVWHAEPLGRNVFLGEVEVSLSVWDWTYTQPLWQDLQPRVHLNPDSISSRGTILLSIKFIPDGYEGDGLPLTGELHIWLREAQGLLANKGGAIDSFVRSYILPDASRQSGQKTRVVKRSISPTYNHTMVYDGFHTSDLREACAELTVWQREGLKQRILGGVRLSCGTGLSYGEPVSWMDSTEDEVAVWTSMIKNPNNWIDATLSIRTNLTQRND; encoded by the exons ATGAGATTGAAAGACGGCAACGCAGAGGAGAGTGGAGGGTCTgtcacagggaaaaaaatgatctCATCTCACTTTTGTGACTTCTGTGTGGTGCTGCATTTccaatatttaatttgtgttttcaggAGTCCAGCAAATTTGAAACCTGCACTCACATCCAGAACAAAAAGTCCCGCAACACAG AGTCTCGTGGTCAGAAATAGTTCCTCGTCATCCAAAG AGTGTGACAGAAGAAGTAATGGCCACTCCGAGGAACTTGAG GAAGAATTCGACGGTCACAACGGGGACACTGACTCTCTGAGCAGCAGTCTGACAGAGCCGGATCCAGCTTCTGTGATAACCAGCAGCTCCAACGGCAGCCTTCATTCGGGCTACACG CTCAGTGGAAGCATGATGAGTCTGTTCAGCTCAGGGGATTTTGGAGTGGTGGAGGTGAAGGGCCGTATCCAGTTCTCATTGGCTTACGACACCCAGAAGGAGGAGCTGCACATCAAAGTGTATCGCTGCGAGGACATTGCTCCGGCACGCAAGAATCGCTCTGATCC ATACGTCAAAACCTATCTCCTGCCGGATAAGTCGAGTCACAGTAAGAAGAAAACTGCAGTGAAAAAGAAGACGCTAAACCCGGTCTATGATCAGACACTCCGA TATAAAGTGCGGGTTGGAGAGCTGCGCAGCCGGACCTTGAACCTGTCTGTGTGGCACGCCGAACCCCTGGGCAGAAATGTGTTCCTCGGGGAGGTGGAAGTGTCTCTGAGCGTCTGGGACTGGACCTACACTCAGCCTCTGTGGCAGGACCTGCAGCCACGG GTTCATTTGAATCCAGACTCCATCAGCAGTCGTGGGACCATCTTGCTCTCTATTAAGTTCATCCCAGACGGATACGAGG gtgATGGACTGCCTCTGACAGGAGAGCTTCACATCTGGCTACGGGAAGCACAAGGTCTCCTGGCCaacaaagggggcgctatagactCCTTTGTCAGAAG CTACATACTCCCAGACGCCAGTCGGCAGAGTGGTCAGAAGACGCGGGTGGTGAAGCGCTCCATCAGCCCGACCTACAACCATACCATGGTGTACGATGGCTTCCACACCAGCGACCTGAGAGAGGCCTGCGCTGAGCTGACTGTGTGGCAGCGCGAAGGGTTAAAGCAGCGCATCCTAGGAGGGGTTCGTCTGAGCTGTGGAACTG GTCTGAGTTATGGGGAGCCTGTCAGCTGGATGGACTCCACAGAGGATGAGGTCGCTGTGTGGACCTCCATGATCAAAAACCCAAACAACTGGATCGACGCAACACTATCAATCAGAACTAACCTCACACAACGGAACGATTGA
- the LOC125904422 gene encoding zinc finger and SCAN domain-containing protein 21-like, translating to MSQMRLLRLFISERLHVAAEEIFAAVQRTITEHDEEAAGSDQDSDQHGLTQEVHSHRKDSPQVFVCAYEQDHFGQEWSPESCHNNPGVGQEDCGLLVQEPAAIKQEQPWSSPEEQQLSDTEDSDTSTLKVSPTCRRSFIYSDTTELQTHDRGNEDTEPAPNTSADHRDVEGNAQSSSECWTVLPDCSVTLDNTGPELGLSAQTGYSVGKVQTQSHMERNRRTRSCKPRSPTPPNKDTNRRSRSYCCRFCGKEFSHSAHLATHTQTHTGEKLFVCEVCGKEFRHGNSVSVHMRIHTEEKPYRCKICGKAFRHVGNLNVHMRIHTGEKPYACTVCGKKFSRNNLMTKHMAAHTGEISLSVKSVLRKDSVGMTS from the exons ATGTCCCAGATGCGCTTGTTGAGGCTGTTTATCAGTGAGCGGCTGCACGTGGCTGCAGAGGAGATCTTTGCAGCGGTGCAGAGGACGATCACAGAGCACGATGAGGAGGCTGCTGGCTCAGATCAGGACAGCGACCAACACGGACTCACACAGGAAGTGCATTCACACAGGaaag ACTCGCCGCAGGTCTTTGTCTGTGCGTATGAGCAGGACCACTTCGGGCAGGAGTGGAGTCCTGAGAGCTGCCACAACAACCCTGGTGTGGGTCAGGAGGACTGTGGCCTGCTGGTCCAAGAGCCTGCAGCAATCAAACAGGAACAGCCATGGAGCAGTCCAGAGGAACAACAGCTATCTGATACGGAGGACTCGGACACCAGCACCTTGAAAGTGTCACCCACTTGCAGAAGGAGTTTTATTTACTCAGACACGACTGAGTTACAAACTCATGACAGAGGAAATGAAGACACAGAGCCTGCTCCCAACACTTCAGCTGACCACAGAGACGTTGAGGGAAATGCTCAGTCAAGCAGTGAATGTTGGACTGTTTTGCCAGATTGTTCTGTGACTCTGGATAACACAGGGCCTGAGTTGGGTTTATCAGCACAGACAGGCTACAGTGTCGGTAAAGTTCAAACGCAGAGCCACATGGAGAGAAACCGGCGGACTAGAAGCTGCAAACCACGCAGCCCAACTCCaccaaataaagacacaaacagaagaAGCAGATCCTACTGCTGTCGCTTCTGTGGCAAAGAATTCAGCCACAGCGCACATCTGgcaacacacactcaaaccCACACTGGTGAGAAACTGTTTGTCTGTGAGGTGTGTGGCAAAGAGTTTCGACATGGCAACAGTGTGAGTGTGCACATGAGGATCCACACGGAGGAGAAGCCATACCGTTGCAAGATTTGCGGGAAAGCATTTCGCCATGTGGGCAACTTGAACGTCCACATGAGAATCCATACGGGAGAGAAACCCTACGCCTGCACCGTGTGCGGGAAGAAGTTCAGTCGAAATAATCTGATGACAAAACACatggctgcacacacaggcGAAATAAGTTTAAGTGTGAAGAGTGTGTTAAGAAAAGATTCAGTTGGCATGACTTCGTGA
- the efcab1 gene encoding calaxin, which produces MSAMNRKPIKTLAETLSKQVEHFNKTEVECLIREFNLLLGEQTIPGRVVTGLDRGKFRSILHNVFGMTDDMIMDGVFRTFDKDNDSFVSVKEWIEGLSVFLRGTLDEKMKYCFNVYDLNGDNYISREEMFHMLKNSLIRQPTEEDPDEGIKDLVEITLKKMDHDHDGRISFTDFEKAVREENLLLEAFGTCLPDTTRIEAFEQHVFQEQPEQ; this is translated from the exons ATGTCTGCCATGAACAGGAAACCGATAAAAACACTGGCTGAAACACTCTCAAAACAAGTGGAGCACT TCAATAAAACAGAGGTGGAGTGCCTTATCCGAGAGTTCAACCTACTCCTGGGGGAGCAGACTATCCCTGGAAGAGTGGTTACCGGCCTGGACAGAGGGAAGTTCAGGAGCATACTGCACAACGTCTTTGGGATGACTGACGACATGATCATGGACGGAG TGTTCAGGACATTTGACAAAGACAACGACAGCTTTGTCAGTGTGAAAGAATGGATCGAGGGACTGTCTGTTTTCCTTCGGGGGACCTTggatgaaaaaatgaaat ACTGTTTTAATGTATACGACTTGAATGGCGATAACTATATCTCCAGAGAGGAGATGTTTCACATGCTGAAGAACAGCCTCATCAGACAGCCCACAGAGGAGGACCCTGATGAAGGAATCAAAGACTTGGTGGAGATCACACTCAAGAAGATG GACCATGACCATGATGGCAGAATATCTTTCACTGACTTTGAAAAGGCCGTGAGAGAAGAAAATCTATTACTTGAGGCTTTTGGAACCTGCCTCCCCGACACTACG AGAATTGAGGCATTTGAGCAGCATGTATTTCAGGAACAACCGGAGCAATGA
- the rbm48 gene encoding RNA-binding protein 48: MAAQGNSTSSCWEAPGVYKHHEQRKVCISRPKYREGREAKAVKVYTINLESRYVMVQGVPAIGVMTELIQLCALYGAVEEYRPLDEYPAEEFTEVYLVKFQKLTSARAAKRRMDEKSFYGGVLHVCYVPEYETVEDTRLKLQDRRRYVIRTVQNKAREREQTEAVNKEPTSSDAATSSQTVITRHDKTSDSDNTEKTSNITHHSGFPLLPLPPQEYHYYGHKNQHGATPTEDRMGTLYDAITDTKQQQAQSSNSGQTSSDRDRGTEHRLTSNQPSAAVRFVPRTTNLENRKRKMAEGADHSLTDVSRNNEPFIGPKLPEPPKLDMEDVSLNTTVSLIRNTMKKVESVPYLKPVEKKVKPRRRI; the protein is encoded by the exons ATGGCGGCACAAGGCAACAGCACTTCAAGCTGTTGGGAAGCCCCGGGTGTTTATAAACACCACGAACAGCGTAAAGTGTGCATTTCTCGACCTAAATATAGAGAGGGAAGGGAAGCTAAGGCGGTTAAG GTGTACACCATCAATTTAGAGTCCCGTTACGTGATGGTCCAAGGGGTCCCAGCCATTGGAGTGATGACAGAGCTGATCCAGCTGTGTGCCCTGTACGGGGCTGTGGAGGAGTACAGGCCCCTGGACGAGTACCCTGCTGAGGAGTTCACGGAGGTCTACCTTGTCAAGTTCCAGAAACTCACCAGTGCCAG agcagcCAAACGACGCATGGATGAGAAGAGTTTCTATGGTggtgtgctgcatgtgtgctATGTCCCAGAATATGAGACTGTGGAGGACACCAGGCTGAAGCTGcaggacaggaggagatatGTCATCAGGACTGTTCAGAATAAAG CAAGAGAAAGGGAACAGACGGAGGCTGTTAATAAGGAGCCCACATCTTCAGACGCAGCCACCTCATCACAGACGGTCATCACCAGACATGATAAAACCTCTGACAGTGATAACACAGAGAAGACCTCTAACATCACCCACCATTCAGGCTTTCCTCTACTGCCATTACCTCCCCAGGAATATCATTACTATGGACATAAAAATCAACATGGAGCTACACCAACAGAGGACAGAATGGGAACATTATATGATGCTATCActgacacaaaacagcagcaggcacaGAGTTCAAACTCCGGCCAAACCTcttcagacagagacagaggcacaGAACACAGACTGACCTCAAATCAGCCCTCTGCAGCAGTCAGATTTGTCCCAAGGACGACAAACTTGGAGAACAGGAAACGCAAGATGGCAGAGGGTGCGGATCACTCACTGACTGATGTTTCCAGAAACAACGAGCCATTTATTGGGCCAAAGCTACCAGAACCTCCTAAACTGGACATGGAGGATGTCTCACTGAACACAACTGTAAGCCTGATCAGGAACACAATGAAAAAG GTCGAATCAGTTCCATACCTCAAACCTGTTGAGAAAAAGGTGAAGCCACGTCGTCGGATTTGA